A single genomic interval of Malania oleifera isolate guangnan ecotype guangnan chromosome 13, ASM2987363v1, whole genome shotgun sequence harbors:
- the LOC131145428 gene encoding probable WRKY transcription factor 53 isoform X1: MENAGDGHQKNLIITELTQGKELAGQLQALLNAPAPASHEAREVLIGKILTSYEKVLAMLKWGGGAGPSGSGDPLAVGFPVGVVTESPRSQSESPRSEDSDRDLEQKDGSRKRKGLPRWTKQVQISPGVGVEGPLEDGYGWRKYGQKDILGARYPSRGYYRCTHRLVQGCLATKQVQRSDDNPTIFEITYRGRHTCTQASAHGAPPPPAETQEPIETHGHLHLHHHHQPNIPPQQNFELLPQDRLLNLQNNLRVITQNLDNPHDPHQHTPSMFSFPSPSSMTGESSFYSAAMLESSLVGNFSPSFVTPAATGSNYFGAASASNLGGTQRAQALEGHDLAEMVTAAATTGGNSSPMVGVDQYPPFGIGQMDQFDPNFTFDNPGFFPN, translated from the exons ATGGAGAATGCTGGAGATGGGCATCAGAAAAATTTGATCATAACCGAGCTCACTCAAGGGAAGGAGCTGGCCGGGCAGCTGCAGGCGCTGCTCAACGCGCCTGCACCCGCTTCCCACGAAGCCCGGGAAGTCCTCATCGGGAAAATCCTCACCTCATACGAAAAAGTGCTCGCCATGCTCAAGTGGGGCGGCGGCGCAGGCCCCTCAGGATCCGGAGATCCCCTTGCCGTGGGATTTCCGGTGGGAGTAGTGACCGAGTCGCCGCGTTCGCAAAGCGAAAGCCCCCGGAGCGAGGACTCCGACCGGGACCTGGAGCAGAAAGATGGCTCAAGGAAGAG GAAGGGTTTACCGAGGTGGACGAAGCAAGTGCAGATAAGCCCAGGGGTTGGGGTGGAGGGGCCTTTGGAAGATGGGTATGGTTGGAGGAAGTACGGGCAGAAGGATATTCTAGGAGCCAGATATCCTAG CAGAGGCTACTACAGATGCACTCATAGACTCGTCCAAGGCTGTTTGGCCACAAAGCAAGTGCAAAGATCCGACGACAATCCCACCATCTTCGAGATCACCTACCGCGGACGGCACACCTGCACCCAAGCCTCCGCCCACGGAGCTCCGCCGCCGCCTGCCGAAACTCAAGAGCCGATAGAAACCCATGGTCACCTccacctccaccaccaccaccaacCCAATATCCCTCCACAACAAAACTTTGAGCTATTACCGCAAGATAGACTCCTCAATCTCCAAAACAACCTTAGAGTCATAACCCAAAATTTGGACAATCCTCATGATCCCCACCAGCACACACCTTCCATGTTTTCCTTTCCTTCGCCGTCCAGCATGACGGGCGAGAGCAGCTTTTACTCGGCCGCCATGCTCGAGAGCTCTCTGGTGGGCAACTTCTCGCCGTCCTTCGTGACCCCGGCAGCGACTGGTTCGAACTATTTCGGGGCGGCGTCGGCGAGCAACTTGGGAGGAACCCAAAGGGCACAGGCATTAGAAGGTCATGATCTGGCTGAGATGGTTACAGCAGCTGCTACAACGGGTGGTAACTCTTCTCCTATGGTAGGGGTGGATCAGTACCCGCCATTTGGGATTGGTCAAATGGATCAGTTCGACCCGAACTTCACATTCGACAATCCGGGGTTCTTTCCTAATTGA
- the LOC131145428 gene encoding probable WRKY transcription factor 53 isoform X2 produces the protein MENAGDGHQKNLIITELTQGKELAGQLQALLNAPAPASHEAREVLIGKILTSYEKVLAMLKWGGGAGPSGSGDPLAVGFPVGVVTESPRSQSESPRSEDSDRDLEQKDGSRKRKGLPRWTKQVQISPGVGVEGPLEDGYGWRKYGQKDILGARYPRGYYRCTHRLVQGCLATKQVQRSDDNPTIFEITYRGRHTCTQASAHGAPPPPAETQEPIETHGHLHLHHHHQPNIPPQQNFELLPQDRLLNLQNNLRVITQNLDNPHDPHQHTPSMFSFPSPSSMTGESSFYSAAMLESSLVGNFSPSFVTPAATGSNYFGAASASNLGGTQRAQALEGHDLAEMVTAAATTGGNSSPMVGVDQYPPFGIGQMDQFDPNFTFDNPGFFPN, from the exons ATGGAGAATGCTGGAGATGGGCATCAGAAAAATTTGATCATAACCGAGCTCACTCAAGGGAAGGAGCTGGCCGGGCAGCTGCAGGCGCTGCTCAACGCGCCTGCACCCGCTTCCCACGAAGCCCGGGAAGTCCTCATCGGGAAAATCCTCACCTCATACGAAAAAGTGCTCGCCATGCTCAAGTGGGGCGGCGGCGCAGGCCCCTCAGGATCCGGAGATCCCCTTGCCGTGGGATTTCCGGTGGGAGTAGTGACCGAGTCGCCGCGTTCGCAAAGCGAAAGCCCCCGGAGCGAGGACTCCGACCGGGACCTGGAGCAGAAAGATGGCTCAAGGAAGAG GAAGGGTTTACCGAGGTGGACGAAGCAAGTGCAGATAAGCCCAGGGGTTGGGGTGGAGGGGCCTTTGGAAGATGGGTATGGTTGGAGGAAGTACGGGCAGAAGGATATTCTAGGAGCCAGATATCCTAG AGGCTACTACAGATGCACTCATAGACTCGTCCAAGGCTGTTTGGCCACAAAGCAAGTGCAAAGATCCGACGACAATCCCACCATCTTCGAGATCACCTACCGCGGACGGCACACCTGCACCCAAGCCTCCGCCCACGGAGCTCCGCCGCCGCCTGCCGAAACTCAAGAGCCGATAGAAACCCATGGTCACCTccacctccaccaccaccaccaacCCAATATCCCTCCACAACAAAACTTTGAGCTATTACCGCAAGATAGACTCCTCAATCTCCAAAACAACCTTAGAGTCATAACCCAAAATTTGGACAATCCTCATGATCCCCACCAGCACACACCTTCCATGTTTTCCTTTCCTTCGCCGTCCAGCATGACGGGCGAGAGCAGCTTTTACTCGGCCGCCATGCTCGAGAGCTCTCTGGTGGGCAACTTCTCGCCGTCCTTCGTGACCCCGGCAGCGACTGGTTCGAACTATTTCGGGGCGGCGTCGGCGAGCAACTTGGGAGGAACCCAAAGGGCACAGGCATTAGAAGGTCATGATCTGGCTGAGATGGTTACAGCAGCTGCTACAACGGGTGGTAACTCTTCTCCTATGGTAGGGGTGGATCAGTACCCGCCATTTGGGATTGGTCAAATGGATCAGTTCGACCCGAACTTCACATTCGACAATCCGGGGTTCTTTCCTAATTGA